From one Brevundimonas sp. PAMC22021 genomic stretch:
- a CDS encoding alpha/beta hydrolase yields the protein MPEVILPGASGRIEGRYSPGKRPNAPIALILHPHPKAGGHMNNPVAVTLHQLFVQRGFATLRYNSRGVGKSQGEFDSGIGELADAATALDWLQANNPGASQTWVAGYQFGAYIGMQLLMRRPETDGFISVSPPSNMYDFSFLAPCPASGLFLHGTADTIVPPIEVERVVNKLRSQKGIVIDYELEEGASHFWQDHVPAVDRRVGAYLDKRLAEKPA from the coding sequence ATGCCCGAAGTCATCCTGCCCGGCGCCTCCGGCCGCATCGAAGGCCGCTACTCGCCCGGCAAGCGGCCGAACGCCCCGATCGCCCTGATCCTGCACCCGCACCCCAAGGCGGGCGGTCACATGAACAACCCGGTCGCGGTGACCCTGCACCAGCTGTTCGTGCAGCGCGGCTTCGCCACCCTTCGCTACAACTCGCGCGGCGTGGGCAAATCGCAGGGCGAGTTCGATTCGGGCATCGGCGAGCTGGCGGACGCCGCCACCGCCCTGGACTGGCTTCAGGCCAACAATCCGGGCGCCAGCCAGACCTGGGTCGCCGGCTATCAGTTCGGCGCCTACATCGGCATGCAGCTGTTGATGCGCCGGCCCGAAACGGACGGCTTCATCTCGGTCTCGCCGCCGTCCAACATGTACGACTTCAGCTTCCTGGCGCCCTGTCCGGCGTCCGGCCTCTTCCTGCACGGCACCGCCGACACCATCGTGCCGCCGATCGAGGTCGAGCGCGTGGTCAACAAGCTGCGCAGCCAGAAGGGCATCGTCATCGATTACGAGCTGGAGGAAGGCGCCAGCCACTTCTGGCAGGACCACGTCCCCGCCGTCGACCGCCGCGTCGGCGCCTACCTCGACAAGCGCCTGGCCGAGAAGCCGGCCTGA
- a CDS encoding Rrf2 family transcriptional regulator, with protein sequence MRLSTKGRYAVMAMADLAKNGRAADGQTRAVSLAEIAARQEISLSYLEQLFARLRKSGLVRSVRGPGGGYRLAKDADQTVVAEIVLAVDEPIRATRCVAHGSPKGCMLAGERCITHNLWEDLGEEIHRYLAGVSLEDVVMNRTGRRGDVAAAQPEAVGVAA encoded by the coding sequence ATGCGTCTGTCGACCAAGGGACGATACGCCGTGATGGCGATGGCCGACCTGGCCAAGAACGGGCGCGCCGCCGACGGGCAGACCCGCGCCGTGTCCCTGGCCGAGATCGCCGCACGCCAGGAGATTTCGCTGAGCTATCTGGAGCAGTTGTTCGCCCGTTTGCGCAAGAGCGGGCTGGTCAGAAGCGTGCGCGGACCCGGCGGCGGCTATCGGCTGGCTAAGGATGCGGACCAGACGGTGGTGGCCGAGATCGTCTTGGCTGTGGACGAGCCGATCCGGGCGACGCGGTGCGTGGCGCACGGCTCGCCCAAGGGCTGCATGCTGGCCGGCGAGCGGTGCATCACCCATAACCTGTGGGAAGATCTGGGCGAGGAAATCCATCGCTATCTGGCGGGCGTGTCGCTGGAGGACGTGGTGATGAACCGCACCGGGCGGCGGGGCGACGTTGCGGCGGCTCAGCCCGAAGCCGTCGGAGTGGCGGCGTGA
- a CDS encoding cysteine desulfurase family protein produces MSGVYLDYNASALTRPEVQAATAAALADNGNPSAVHAAGRRARARIETARAQVAELVGVDPTAVVFNSGGTEANAQGVASALAAGCERLIVSATEHPCVAETAANAGAAVEVLPVDADGMVDLDWLKAALARPGRAAVAIHHANNESGVIQPITEAAALVRAADGWLHVDAIQSAGKITVNMRDLDADSLTLSAHKLGGPQGVGALVLKEGRTGVRILHGAGQERGLRAGTENVAGIAGLGVAAGCAMRDLSQAADHVAWRDAAATAVKAAGAVVIGEGAPRLPNTLFLAVSDWDSPQQLITLDLAGVMVSAGSACSSGKVKPSKTIAAMGLDALARGAVRVSGGWGTTQADWVRFADAWSGAYMKHRTRQAERVKEVA; encoded by the coding sequence GTGAGCGGCGTCTATCTGGACTACAATGCCTCGGCCCTGACGCGGCCCGAAGTGCAGGCGGCGACGGCGGCGGCGCTGGCCGACAACGGCAATCCATCGGCGGTGCATGCGGCGGGCCGACGCGCACGCGCGCGGATCGAGACGGCGCGGGCGCAGGTGGCCGAACTGGTCGGCGTTGATCCGACGGCGGTGGTGTTCAACTCGGGCGGCACGGAGGCGAATGCGCAAGGCGTCGCTAGCGCGCTGGCCGCCGGATGCGAGCGGCTGATCGTCTCGGCGACCGAGCACCCTTGCGTAGCCGAGACGGCGGCGAACGCCGGCGCGGCGGTCGAGGTGCTGCCGGTCGATGCGGACGGCATGGTCGATCTGGACTGGCTGAAGGCGGCGCTGGCGCGTCCCGGACGGGCGGCGGTCGCCATCCACCACGCCAACAACGAAAGCGGCGTGATTCAGCCGATCACCGAAGCGGCCGCCTTGGTGCGGGCGGCGGACGGCTGGCTGCACGTCGATGCGATCCAGTCTGCGGGCAAGATCACGGTCAACATGCGCGACCTGGACGCCGACAGCCTGACGCTGTCAGCACACAAGCTGGGCGGGCCGCAGGGCGTGGGCGCCCTGGTGCTGAAGGAAGGCCGCACGGGCGTGCGCATCCTGCACGGCGCGGGGCAGGAGCGCGGCCTGCGCGCGGGGACAGAGAATGTCGCGGGAATCGCGGGCCTCGGCGTCGCGGCGGGCTGCGCCATGCGCGACCTGTCGCAGGCGGCGGATCACGTCGCCTGGCGCGATGCGGCGGCTACGGCGGTCAAGGCGGCGGGCGCGGTGGTGATCGGCGAGGGCGCGCCGCGCCTGCCCAACACCCTGTTCCTGGCGGTTTCCGACTGGGACAGCCCGCAGCAGCTGATCACCTTGGATCTCGCCGGCGTCATGGTCTCGGCCGGCTCGGCCTGTTCGTCGGGCAAGGTGAAACCGTCCAAGACGATCGCGGCCATGGGGCTGGACGCCTTGGCTCGCGGGGCCGTGCGCGTCTCCGGCGGCTGGGGCACGACGCAAGCCGACTGGGTCCGGTTCGCGGATGCGTGGTCGGGCGCCTATATGAAGCACAGGACGCGCCAGGCAGAGCGCGTGAAGGAAGTCGCGTAA
- the sufB gene encoding Fe-S cluster assembly protein SufB, with the protein MAAVQETIDAVAELERYKHGFTSDIEQEFAPKGLSADIVRFISEKKGEPEWMLEWRLAAYERWLAMEEPTWAAVKYEPVDYQDLYYYAAPKQKEGPKSLDEVDPELLAVYEKLGIPLKEQAVLAGVQGAPRVAVDAVFDSVSVVTTFKEELSKAGVIFMPISEALREHPELVRQYLGSVVPVSDNYFAALNSAVFSDGSFVYIPPGVRCPMELSTYFRINASQTGQFERTLIIADKGSYVSYLEGCTAPMRDENQLHAAVVEIVALDDAEVKYSTVQNWYPGDAEGRGGIYNFVTKRADCRGDRSKVSWTQVETGSAVTWKYPSCVLRGEESSGEFYSIAITNGHQQADTGTKMIHLGRNSKSRIIAKAVSAGRSDSTYRGLVSVHPKAENVRNFTQCDSLLIGKECGSHTVPYVEARNGSAQLEHEATTTRLSDDQLFYAQQRGLSQEEAVALLVNGFVRDVLQELPMEFAVEAQKLVAISLEGSVG; encoded by the coding sequence ATGGCCGCCGTTCAGGAAACCATCGACGCCGTCGCCGAGCTGGAGCGCTACAAGCACGGCTTCACCTCGGATATCGAGCAGGAGTTCGCGCCCAAGGGCCTGAGCGCAGACATCGTGCGCTTCATCTCCGAAAAGAAGGGCGAGCCGGAATGGATGCTGGAGTGGCGCCTCGCCGCCTATGAACGCTGGCTGGCGATGGAGGAGCCGACCTGGGCGGCGGTGAAGTACGAGCCTGTCGATTATCAGGACCTGTATTACTACGCCGCGCCGAAGCAGAAGGAGGGACCCAAGTCGCTGGACGAGGTCGATCCCGAGCTGCTGGCCGTCTACGAGAAACTCGGCATTCCGCTGAAGGAGCAGGCGGTGCTGGCGGGCGTGCAAGGCGCGCCTCGGGTAGCGGTGGACGCGGTGTTCGACAGCGTCAGCGTGGTCACCACCTTCAAGGAAGAGCTGTCCAAGGCCGGCGTGATCTTCATGCCGATCTCAGAGGCGCTGCGCGAACACCCCGAGCTGGTGCGCCAGTATCTGGGGTCGGTGGTGCCGGTTTCGGACAACTATTTCGCGGCGCTGAACAGCGCGGTGTTTTCGGACGGATCGTTCGTCTACATCCCGCCGGGCGTGCGCTGCCCGATGGAGCTGTCGACCTATTTCCGCATCAATGCATCTCAGACGGGCCAGTTCGAGCGGACGCTGATCATCGCCGACAAGGGCAGCTATGTCTCCTATCTGGAGGGCTGCACGGCGCCGATGCGCGACGAGAACCAGCTGCATGCGGCGGTGGTGGAGATCGTGGCGCTGGACGACGCCGAGGTGAAATATTCGACCGTCCAGAACTGGTATCCGGGCGACGCGGAAGGGCGGGGCGGCATCTACAACTTTGTCACCAAACGCGCCGACTGCCGGGGCGATCGGTCCAAGGTGTCCTGGACGCAGGTCGAGACGGGCTCGGCCGTGACGTGGAAGTATCCGTCCTGCGTGCTGCGAGGCGAGGAAAGCTCGGGCGAGTTCTATTCGATCGCCATCACCAACGGGCATCAGCAGGCAGACACCGGCACCAAGATGATCCACCTGGGCCGAAACTCCAAGTCGCGCATCATCGCCAAGGCGGTGTCGGCGGGACGGTCGGATTCGACCTATCGCGGCCTGGTGTCGGTGCACCCCAAGGCCGAGAACGTGCGCAACTTCACCCAATGCGACAGCCTGCTGATCGGCAAGGAGTGCGGATCGCATACCGTGCCCTACGTCGAGGCGCGCAACGGCTCGGCCCAGCTGGAGCACGAGGCCACGACGACCCGCCTGTCCGACGACCAGCTGTTCTACGCCCAGCAACGCGGCCTGAGCCAGGAAGAGGCGGTTGCGCTTCTGGTCAACGGCTTCGTCCGCGACGTGCTGCAGGAACTGCCGATGGAGTTCGCCGTCGAGGCGCAAAAGCTGGTGGCGATCAGCCTTGAAGGCTCGGTTGGTTAG
- the sufC gene encoding Fe-S cluster assembly ATPase SufC, with translation MLNINNLHVSVGDKPILKGLTLDVPAGEVHAVMGPNGAGKSTLGYALSGRPGYEATEGSAAWNGEDLLALEPAERAARGVFLSFQYPIEIPGVPALTFVRTALNAQKRQRGEEEVSAPAFLKLVREASKRLRMDFDMLKRPLNVGFSGGEKKRMEILQMALLEPSLLILDETDSGLDIDALRIVSEGVNALRSPDRAMLVITHYQRLLDYIKPDRVHVLAAGRIVASGGPELALQLEAEGYDKYLPAAA, from the coding sequence ATGCTGAACATCAACAATCTCCACGTTTCCGTTGGCGACAAGCCGATCCTCAAGGGACTGACGCTCGATGTGCCCGCTGGCGAGGTGCACGCCGTCATGGGGCCGAACGGGGCGGGGAAGTCGACGCTGGGATACGCCTTGTCGGGGCGGCCGGGCTATGAGGCGACGGAAGGGTCAGCCGCCTGGAATGGCGAGGACCTGCTGGCGCTGGAGCCGGCCGAGCGGGCGGCCAGGGGCGTGTTTCTGTCATTCCAATATCCGATCGAGATCCCGGGCGTGCCGGCGCTGACGTTCGTGCGTACGGCGCTGAATGCGCAGAAGCGCCAGCGCGGCGAGGAGGAGGTGTCGGCGCCGGCGTTCCTGAAGCTGGTGCGCGAAGCGTCCAAGCGCCTGCGGATGGACTTCGACATGCTGAAGCGGCCGCTGAACGTCGGCTTCTCGGGCGGCGAGAAGAAGCGGATGGAGATCCTGCAGATGGCGCTGCTGGAGCCGTCGCTGCTGATTCTGGACGAGACGGATTCGGGCCTCGACATCGACGCCCTGCGGATCGTGTCTGAGGGGGTCAACGCGCTGCGCTCGCCGGACCGGGCGATGCTGGTGATCACCCACTATCAGCGGCTTCTGGACTATATCAAGCCGGACCGGGTGCATGTGCTGGCGGCCGGCCGGATCGTGGCCTCGGGCGGGCCGGAACTGGCGCTGCAGCTGGAGGCGGAAGGCTACGACAAGTATCTTCCGGCCGCGGCATGA
- the sufD gene encoding Fe-S cluster assembly protein SufD, which produces MTAALDIRDASTFPSRRVEAWRYSDLRRVLREAPPPSGPAEVGGPGPFHDLGGDAIVFANGRPVGVTDFIAGGEQTLRLRFISDATGTAHAASARVSARPGAKLLLLESHEGSGSAYLAHNRLELDVAAGAEVTRIVLVEEPEAALSVTEARVRVEAGGVYCQTIVATGARLQRLETQLTHGGEGAEVRMDGLYLLNGSRHVDMTTVADHVAPNGATSQLTKGVARDTARGVFQGKIVVQRGADGTDARMGHHALIASERAEIDAKPELIIYADDVQCAHGNTVGNLDESALFYMQQRGIPADEAKALLTQAFLIEVVDRIEHEAARKVVREWLTVRL; this is translated from the coding sequence ATGACGGCGGCGCTCGATATCCGCGACGCCTCGACCTTTCCTTCGCGGCGGGTGGAGGCCTGGCGCTACAGTGACCTGAGGCGGGTGCTGAGAGAAGCGCCGCCGCCTTCCGGCCCGGCTGAGGTCGGCGGGCCGGGGCCTTTCCACGACCTGGGCGGGGACGCGATTGTCTTCGCCAACGGGCGGCCGGTCGGCGTAACGGACTTCATCGCCGGCGGCGAGCAGACGCTGCGGCTGCGCTTCATCTCCGATGCGACCGGAACGGCGCACGCCGCCTCGGCTCGGGTCTCGGCTCGGCCGGGCGCGAAGCTGCTGCTGCTGGAGAGCCATGAAGGCAGCGGTTCGGCCTATCTGGCGCATAATCGGCTGGAGCTGGATGTGGCGGCGGGCGCCGAGGTGACGCGCATCGTCCTGGTCGAAGAGCCTGAGGCTGCGCTGTCGGTCACCGAGGCCAGGGTTCGGGTCGAGGCGGGCGGCGTCTATTGCCAGACGATCGTGGCCACCGGCGCGCGGCTGCAGCGGCTGGAAACGCAGCTGACGCATGGCGGCGAGGGCGCCGAGGTGCGGATGGATGGGCTTTATCTGCTGAACGGCTCGCGGCATGTGGACATGACCACCGTGGCCGATCATGTGGCCCCGAACGGAGCTACCAGCCAACTGACCAAGGGCGTGGCGCGAGACACCGCGCGCGGCGTCTTCCAGGGCAAGATCGTGGTTCAGCGTGGGGCGGACGGCACGGACGCGCGGATGGGCCATCATGCGCTGATCGCCTCCGAGCGGGCCGAGATCGACGCCAAGCCTGAGCTGATCATCTATGCCGACGACGTTCAGTGCGCGCACGGCAACACGGTCGGCAATCTGGACGAGAGCGCCCTGTTCTACATGCAGCAACGCGGCATTCCGGCGGACGAGGCGAAGGCGCTGCTGACGCAAGCCTTTTTGATCGAGGTGGTGGACCGGATCGAGCACGAGGCGGCTCGGAAAGTGGTGCGGGAATGGCTGACGGTCAGGCTGTGA
- a CDS encoding cysteine desulfurase has translation MRSAPSTASRSPSPNEGGFDPYAARAQFPILSRTVNGKPLVYLDNAASAQKPRAVIDAMVGAMEGAYANVHRGLHTLANETTEAFEAARETAARFLNAEAASNIVWTKGGTEAVNLVASSLGQSIQPGDEIIISEMEHHSNIVPWHLLRERRGAVLKWIPILDDGSLDMQAYASLLSERTRIVSVTHMSNVLGTINPVKRITEMAHAVGARVLIDGCQGGVHAQPDVQAIGCDFYVLTGHKLYGPTGIGVLYGTTEALEALPPYQGGGEMIETVTRDRITYAKPPHRFEAGTPPILEAIGLGAALNWFMGFDRAAVRAHEDALYEHARARLTDAGWLRVLGEAEGKGAILAFAVEGAHAHDVAQIMDRYGVAVRAGLHCCEPLAQRLGVTSSTRASFALYNTLEDADAFADALIKARNFFV, from the coding sequence TTGCGTTCGGCCCCCTCCACCGCTTCGCGGTCCCCCTCCCCCAATGAGGGAGGATTCGATCCCTATGCCGCGCGCGCGCAGTTCCCGATCCTGTCGCGGACGGTGAACGGCAAGCCGCTGGTCTATCTGGACAATGCCGCCTCGGCGCAGAAGCCAAGGGCGGTGATCGACGCCATGGTCGGCGCGATGGAAGGCGCCTACGCCAATGTGCACCGGGGGCTGCACACCCTGGCCAACGAGACGACCGAGGCGTTCGAGGCGGCGCGGGAGACAGCGGCGCGGTTCCTGAACGCCGAGGCGGCTTCCAACATCGTCTGGACCAAGGGCGGGACCGAGGCGGTGAACCTGGTGGCGTCCAGCCTGGGGCAATCGATCCAGCCGGGCGACGAGATCATCATCTCGGAGATGGAGCACCACTCCAACATCGTGCCTTGGCACCTGTTGCGCGAGCGGCGGGGCGCGGTGCTGAAATGGATCCCGATCCTGGACGACGGCTCGCTGGACATGCAGGCCTATGCGAGCCTGCTGAGCGAGCGGACGCGGATTGTATCGGTGACGCACATGTCCAATGTGCTGGGCACGATCAATCCGGTGAAGCGGATCACTGAAATGGCGCATGCGGTCGGGGCGCGCGTGCTGATCGACGGCTGCCAGGGCGGGGTGCACGCCCAGCCGGACGTGCAGGCTATCGGCTGCGACTTCTACGTCCTGACCGGCCACAAGCTTTATGGGCCGACCGGGATCGGCGTCCTCTACGGGACCACGGAGGCGCTGGAGGCGCTGCCGCCGTATCAGGGCGGAGGCGAGATGATCGAGACGGTGACGCGGGATCGCATCACCTACGCCAAGCCGCCGCACCGGTTCGAGGCGGGCACGCCGCCGATCCTGGAGGCGATCGGCCTGGGCGCCGCTTTGAATTGGTTCATGGGTTTCGATCGCGCGGCGGTGCGGGCGCACGAGGACGCGCTGTACGAACACGCCCGCGCGCGGCTGACGGACGCCGGATGGCTGAGAGTGCTCGGCGAGGCGGAAGGCAAGGGTGCGATCCTGGCCTTTGCGGTCGAGGGCGCGCACGCGCACGACGTGGCCCAGATCATGGACCGCTATGGCGTGGCGGTCCGGGCGGGGCTGCACTGCTGCGAGCCGCTGGCGCAGCGACTGGGCGTGACGTCGAGCACGCGGGCGTCGTTCGCCCTATATAACACGCTGGAGGACGCGGACGCCTTCGCCGATGCGCTGATCAAGGCGCGCAACTTCTTTGTGTAA
- a CDS encoding SUF system Fe-S cluster assembly protein, with product MTDTPVSDSDAFAEAWNEPQKSALSQGELDKLTDDLIEALKTVFDPEIPVDIYELGLIYRVDVSDDRDVVVDMTLTAPGCPVAGEMPGWVQDAVLKVEGVRSAHANLVFDPPWDPSKMSDEAKLALNMF from the coding sequence ATGACCGACACTCCCGTTTCCGACAGCGACGCCTTTGCCGAGGCCTGGAACGAGCCGCAGAAGAGCGCCCTGTCGCAGGGCGAGCTCGACAAGCTGACCGACGACCTAATCGAGGCGTTGAAGACGGTGTTCGACCCCGAAATCCCAGTCGACATCTATGAGCTGGGACTGATCTACCGCGTGGACGTGTCGGACGACCGCGACGTGGTGGTGGACATGACCCTGACGGCGCCAGGTTGCCCGGTGGCCGGCGAAATGCCGGGCTGGGTGCAGGATGCTGTGTTGAAGGTCGAAGGCGTGCGCTCGGCTCACGCCAACCTGGTGTTCGATCCGCCGTGGGACCCTTCGAAAATGAGCGACGAAGCCAAGCTCGCGCTGAACATGTTCTGA
- a CDS encoding iron-sulfur cluster assembly accessory protein, which produces MTELQTTTRPRRPRPKVVTLTDAAAERVREIMDHADKPYIGLRVGVKNGGCAGQEYTFAYAEEAGLLDEVVEDKGVTVLIDPKAVLFLIGTEIDYETTRLSSKFVFNNPNQTDACGCGESVTIVPAAALDA; this is translated from the coding sequence ATGACCGAGCTTCAAACCACCACCCGTCCCCGTCGTCCCCGGCCCAAGGTCGTCACCTTGACGGACGCCGCCGCCGAGCGCGTGCGCGAAATCATGGACCATGCCGACAAGCCCTATATCGGCCTGCGCGTCGGGGTGAAGAACGGCGGCTGCGCCGGGCAGGAGTACACCTTCGCCTATGCTGAAGAGGCCGGCCTGCTGGACGAGGTGGTCGAGGACAAGGGCGTCACCGTCCTGATCGATCCCAAGGCGGTGCTGTTCCTGATCGGCACCGAGATCGACTACGAGACCACGCGTCTGTCGTCCAAGTTCGTGTTCAACAATCCCAATCAGACGGACGCCTGCGGTTGCGGAGAGAGCGTCACCATCGTGCCGGCGGCGGCGCTGGACGCCTAG
- a CDS encoding 1-acyl-sn-glycerol-3-phosphate acyltransferase, whose translation MRSLVFNVAYWILSIGYGLTAAFAALAPGRGPTGWVIRRYVKRMVQAMRLFAGIRLRVLGKASLPAGAFIIASKHQSWGDGFVTYDQFDDLAFVTGDHLEKFPLLGGVLKKLGAIVVASCGGHEARKALATRAAEARAENRRILIYPEGHLAPVGKKYRYRSGVWHMYRDFDMPVVPLATNLGLFWPEERYEKHPGTATLDFLEPIPTGLPKDEFLARLEAAIETRTAELVAEATGKPVSPAELIATPGEAPRV comes from the coding sequence ATGCGCAGCCTGGTCTTCAACGTCGCCTACTGGATCCTGTCGATCGGCTATGGCCTGACCGCCGCCTTTGCCGCCCTGGCGCCCGGTCGAGGGCCGACGGGCTGGGTCATTCGCCGGTATGTGAAGCGGATGGTTCAGGCCATGCGCCTGTTCGCCGGCATCCGCCTGCGCGTGCTGGGCAAGGCAAGCCTGCCGGCCGGCGCCTTCATCATCGCTTCGAAGCATCAGAGCTGGGGCGACGGCTTCGTCACCTATGACCAGTTTGACGATCTGGCCTTCGTCACCGGCGATCACCTGGAGAAGTTTCCGCTGCTGGGCGGGGTGCTGAAGAAGCTGGGCGCCATCGTTGTCGCCTCCTGCGGCGGGCACGAGGCGCGAAAGGCGCTGGCGACCCGAGCTGCTGAGGCGCGCGCCGAAAACCGCAGGATCCTGATCTATCCCGAGGGCCATCTGGCCCCCGTCGGCAAGAAGTATCGCTATCGTTCCGGCGTCTGGCACATGTACCGCGACTTCGACATGCCGGTCGTGCCGCTCGCCACCAACCTCGGCCTGTTCTGGCCCGAGGAGCGGTACGAAAAGCACCCGGGCACGGCCACCCTCGACTTCCTGGAGCCGATCCCGACCGGCCTGCCCAAGGACGAATTCCTGGCGCGCCTGGAAGCCGCTATCGAGACCCGCACCGCCGAACTGGTAGCGGAGGCCACGGGCAAGCCCGTCTCCCCCGCCGAGCTCATTGCCACACCGGGGGAAGCGCCGAGGGTCTAG
- a CDS encoding diguanylate cyclase, giving the protein MAAQVDLAIRGPAAYGLAQRVITEMEAAGVWPTPLNFEIWLNAVHEPDGALATEIQRVLAVEGSISEADSERLAAKFLPRNKLSEQMRDAGAVLDRELSSVADVIAEAHRSQHAYGQTLAGASETISHTNDGQALKTLVASLTSATAKAQAETSKLEQRLEASTDEIARLRDNLDQVRREAMTDALTDLANRKAFDEQLARACAHADATGSPLTLALLDIDHFKRFNDTWGHQTGDQVLRYVASVLSRVCGETRFAARFGGEEFALIFPGEASGAVACALEVIRKEIASRSLRRRSTNDELGAVTISGGFAERQAGESLLALMERADAALYRSKRTGRNLITAAETRARAH; this is encoded by the coding sequence ATGGCGGCTCAGGTTGATCTCGCGATAAGGGGCCCGGCGGCCTATGGCCTGGCCCAACGCGTCATCACCGAGATGGAAGCCGCCGGCGTCTGGCCGACCCCGCTGAACTTCGAGATCTGGCTCAACGCCGTTCACGAGCCGGACGGCGCGCTAGCCACCGAGATCCAGCGTGTGCTGGCGGTCGAGGGCTCCATCTCCGAGGCCGATTCGGAACGCCTCGCCGCCAAGTTCCTGCCGCGCAACAAGCTGAGCGAGCAGATGCGCGACGCCGGCGCAGTGCTGGATCGCGAACTTTCCAGCGTCGCCGACGTGATCGCAGAGGCGCACCGCTCCCAGCACGCCTATGGCCAGACCCTGGCGGGCGCGTCGGAGACCATCAGCCACACCAACGACGGGCAGGCCCTGAAGACGCTGGTGGCCAGCCTGACCTCGGCCACCGCCAAGGCCCAAGCTGAAACCTCCAAGCTGGAGCAGCGGCTGGAAGCCTCGACCGACGAGATCGCCCGGCTCCGCGATAACCTGGATCAGGTCCGGCGCGAGGCGATGACCGACGCCCTGACCGACCTGGCGAACCGCAAGGCCTTTGACGAACAGCTGGCGCGCGCCTGCGCCCACGCCGACGCCACCGGCTCGCCGCTGACGCTGGCCCTGCTCGACATTGACCACTTCAAGCGCTTCAACGACACTTGGGGCCATCAGACGGGCGATCAGGTGCTGCGCTACGTCGCCAGCGTGCTGTCGCGCGTCTGCGGCGAGACGCGCTTCGCGGCCCGCTTCGGCGGCGAAGAGTTCGCCCTAATCTTCCCGGGCGAGGCGTCCGGCGCGGTCGCCTGTGCGCTGGAGGTCATCCGCAAGGAGATCGCCTCCCGCTCGCTGCGTCGTCGTTCGACCAACGATGAACTCGGCGCAGTCACCATCTCCGGCGGCTTTGCCGAGCGCCAGGCGGGCGAGAGCCTGCTGGCCCTGATGGAGCGGGCCGACGCCGCCTTGTATCGCTCAAAGCGCACGGGCCGCAATCTGATCACCGCCGCCGAGACTCGGGCCCGCGCCCACTGA